One segment of Streptomyces sp. NBC_01463 DNA contains the following:
- a CDS encoding ROK family protein has translation MKSNLTPLGPKADKDTVRRSNLSLVLRAVRDEGEGEATRAGVAARVGLTRAAVSSLVEQLIDSGFLTESGKTFSGQAGRPGTALKTARTGPAGLGVEVNIDYVSVCVVDLAGTGRVRLTEHLDNRGAPPAEVLARAARIAARTLESAREQELFPVGVALALPGLVSGGSVRQAPNLGWNQVPAEELFAAALAAERPGHGALTVSSENEANLAALAELWFGGLGRIRTFLYLTGEIGVGGALVINGELLRGAHGFAGEIGHVVVDSEGPQCRCGSRGCLEQYAGQAALLRSAGIEESGSGTGVEELERRTRAGDERAVAAVADAGRMLGRVLSGAVNLLDPDAVVLGGIYRNLMPWLAPPADEELTDRVVSGLWTPGGGRLRASSVAGDAARGAAALVMTDVLADPVAYAGRTPA, from the coding sequence ATGAAGAGCAACCTCACGCCGCTGGGGCCCAAGGCCGACAAGGACACCGTCCGGCGCAGCAACCTCAGCCTCGTGCTGCGGGCCGTCCGTGACGAGGGCGAGGGCGAGGCGACCCGGGCCGGGGTCGCCGCGCGGGTGGGACTGACCCGGGCCGCCGTGTCCTCGCTCGTCGAGCAGCTGATCGACAGCGGGTTCCTCACCGAGTCCGGCAAGACGTTCAGCGGGCAGGCGGGCCGGCCGGGGACCGCGCTGAAGACGGCCCGCACCGGTCCGGCGGGCCTCGGTGTCGAGGTCAACATCGACTACGTCTCGGTGTGCGTCGTCGACCTGGCCGGAACCGGCCGCGTCCGGCTCACCGAGCACCTCGACAACCGGGGCGCGCCGCCCGCCGAGGTACTGGCCAGGGCGGCCAGGATCGCCGCGCGCACCCTGGAGTCGGCGCGCGAGCAGGAGCTGTTCCCGGTCGGGGTGGCCCTGGCCCTGCCCGGTCTGGTCTCCGGCGGCTCGGTGCGGCAGGCGCCGAACCTGGGCTGGAACCAGGTGCCGGCCGAGGAGCTGTTCGCCGCCGCACTGGCCGCCGAGCGCCCGGGCCACGGGGCGCTGACGGTGAGTTCGGAGAACGAGGCGAATCTGGCGGCGCTGGCCGAGCTCTGGTTCGGCGGTCTTGGCCGGATCCGGACCTTCCTCTATCTGACCGGTGAGATCGGTGTCGGCGGTGCCCTGGTGATCAACGGGGAACTGCTGCGCGGCGCGCACGGTTTCGCCGGGGAGATCGGGCACGTGGTGGTGGACTCCGAGGGGCCGCAGTGCCGGTGCGGGTCGCGCGGCTGCCTGGAGCAGTACGCGGGACAGGCGGCGCTGCTGCGGTCGGCGGGGATCGAGGAGAGCGGCAGCGGGACCGGGGTCGAGGAACTGGAGCGGCGCACCCGGGCCGGGGACGAGCGGGCGGTGGCCGCGGTCGCCGACGCGGGGCGGATGCTGGGGCGGGTGCTGTCGGGGGCGGTGAACCTGCTGGACCCGGACGCGGTGGTGCTCGGCGGGATCTACCGGAATCTGATGCCGTGGCTGGCGCCGCCCGCCGACGAGGAGCTGACGGACCGGGTGGTGTCGGGGCTGTGGACCCCGGGCGGCGGCCGGCTGCGGGCCTCGTCCGTCGCCGGCGACGCGGCACGGGGTGCGGCGGCGCTGGTGATGACGGATGTGCTGGCCGACCCGGTGGCGTACGCGGGGCGGACACCGGCCTGA
- the xylA gene encoding xylose isomerase, whose product MTERFTPTPQDKFTFGLWTVGWQGRDPFGDATRAAIDPVDSVQRLAELGAYGVTFHDDDLIPFGSTDAEREGIVKRFRQSLDAAGLVVPMATTNLFTHPVFKDGAFTSNDRDVRRYALRKVIRNIDLAVELGATTYVAWGGREGSESGAAKDIRVALDRMKEAFDLLGDYVTEQGYDLRFAIEPKPNEPRGDILLPTIGHALAFIERLERPEMVGVNPETGHEQMAGLNFPHGIAQAIWAGKLFHIDLNGQSGIKYDQDLRFGAGDLRQAFWLVDLLETAGYEGPRHFDFKPPRTEDYDGVWASAAGCMRNYLILKERAAAFRADPAVQEALRASRLDELAQRTAEDGVAGLLADRSAYEDFDVTAAAERGMAFEALDQLAMDHLLGVR is encoded by the coding sequence ATGACGGAACGCTTCACGCCCACCCCGCAGGACAAGTTCACCTTCGGCCTGTGGACCGTGGGCTGGCAGGGCCGGGACCCGTTCGGTGACGCGACCCGGGCGGCGATCGACCCGGTCGACTCCGTCCAGCGCCTCGCGGAGCTGGGGGCGTACGGCGTGACCTTCCACGACGACGACCTGATCCCGTTCGGCTCCACGGACGCCGAGCGCGAGGGCATCGTGAAGCGGTTCCGCCAGTCGCTGGACGCGGCCGGGCTCGTGGTCCCGATGGCCACGACGAACCTCTTCACCCACCCCGTCTTCAAGGACGGCGCCTTCACCTCCAACGACCGCGACGTCCGCCGTTACGCGCTGCGCAAGGTCATCCGCAACATCGACCTCGCCGTCGAGCTCGGCGCCACCACCTACGTGGCCTGGGGCGGCCGCGAGGGCTCCGAGTCGGGCGCGGCCAAGGACATCCGCGTCGCGCTCGACCGCATGAAGGAGGCCTTCGACCTGCTGGGCGACTACGTCACCGAACAGGGCTACGATCTCCGGTTCGCCATCGAGCCCAAGCCGAACGAGCCGCGCGGCGACATCCTGCTCCCCACCATCGGCCACGCCCTCGCCTTCATCGAGCGCCTGGAGCGCCCGGAGATGGTGGGCGTCAACCCGGAGACGGGCCACGAGCAGATGGCCGGGCTGAACTTCCCGCACGGCATCGCACAGGCCATCTGGGCGGGCAAGCTCTTCCACATCGACCTCAACGGCCAGTCCGGCATCAAGTACGACCAGGACCTCCGCTTCGGCGCCGGCGACCTGCGCCAGGCCTTCTGGCTCGTCGACCTGCTGGAGACGGCCGGCTACGAGGGCCCGCGCCACTTCGACTTCAAGCCGCCGCGGACCGAGGACTACGACGGCGTCTGGGCCTCGGCCGCGGGCTGCATGCGCAACTACCTGATCCTCAAGGAGCGCGCCGCCGCATTCCGCGCCGACCCGGCGGTGCAGGAGGCGCTGCGCGCGTCCCGGCTCGACGAGCTGGCGCAGCGCACCGCCGAGGACGGCGTGGCGGGCCTGCTCGCCGACCGCTCGGCCTACGAGGACTTCGACGTGACCGCGGCGGCCGAGCGCGGCATGGCGTTCGAGGCCCTGGACCAGCTGGCGATGGACCACCTGCTCGGCGTCCGCTGA
- a CDS encoding DUF305 domain-containing protein, with product MVLAGGAVLLVAAGLVVLMLARPSSSSPSDTGAASSTSAPAETSADVGFARDMAVHHQQAVEMAFVVRDRTADVAVRRLAYDIINTQANQRGMMLGWLETWGRSKSSPGPPMAWMGHAFTSRGDGALMPGMATDAELDALRAAKGRDAEVRFLRLMTAHHRAGAEMAQAAADAAGTEEIRNLASGMVLGQRSEIALMADMLKERGATD from the coding sequence ATGGTGCTGGCCGGCGGCGCGGTCCTGCTGGTGGCGGCCGGCCTGGTCGTGCTGATGCTGGCGCGGCCCTCGTCCTCCTCCCCCTCGGACACCGGCGCCGCGTCGTCCACGTCCGCCCCCGCCGAGACCTCGGCCGATGTCGGGTTCGCGCGCGACATGGCCGTCCACCATCAGCAGGCGGTCGAGATGGCGTTCGTCGTCCGGGACCGCACCGCGGACGTGGCGGTGCGCCGGCTGGCGTACGACATCATCAACACCCAGGCCAACCAGCGCGGCATGATGCTGGGCTGGCTGGAGACCTGGGGCCGGTCGAAGAGCTCCCCCGGTCCGCCCATGGCCTGGATGGGGCACGCCTTCACCTCGCGCGGTGACGGGGCGCTGATGCCCGGCATGGCGACCGACGCGGAGCTCGACGCGCTGCGTGCGGCGAAGGGCCGGGACGCCGAGGTGCGGTTCCTGAGACTGATGACCGCGCACCACCGGGCCGGGGCGGAGATGGCGCAGGCGGCCGCCGACGCGGCGGGCACCGAGGAGATCCGGAATCTGGCCTCGGGCATGGTGCTGGGCCAGCGGTCGGAGATCGCGCTCATGGCGGACATGCTCAAGGAGCGCGGCGCCACCGACTGA
- a CDS encoding DUF3105 domain-containing protein: MASAKKQNTPANARRAKLEEARRQERARERRSRVITIGAAVLVVAGLVAGGGYLMNAADEQDKAETAAKASPVEGEKSWDKLTQNHVEKKVDYPMNPPVGGDHNPVWMNCDADVYSKEIPKENAVHSLEHGAVWVTYTSKASAADVKKLQDKVSATPYSLMSPLEDQGSPLMLSAWGKQLAVKSASDARVAQFFTKYVQGPQTPEPGAACSGGIAK, translated from the coding sequence ATGGCTTCCGCCAAGAAGCAGAACACCCCTGCCAACGCCCGCCGCGCCAAGCTGGAGGAGGCCCGCCGCCAGGAGCGGGCCCGCGAGCGCCGCAGCCGCGTCATCACGATCGGCGCGGCCGTGCTCGTCGTCGCGGGTCTCGTCGCCGGCGGCGGCTATCTGATGAACGCGGCCGACGAGCAGGACAAGGCCGAGACGGCCGCCAAGGCCTCGCCCGTCGAGGGCGAGAAGAGCTGGGACAAGCTCACGCAGAACCACGTCGAGAAGAAGGTCGACTACCCGATGAACCCGCCGGTCGGCGGCGACCACAACCCGGTGTGGATGAACTGCGACGCCGACGTCTACAGCAAGGAGATACCGAAGGAGAACGCCGTCCACTCGCTGGAGCACGGCGCCGTCTGGGTCACGTACACGAGCAAGGCGAGCGCGGCCGACGTGAAGAAGCTCCAGGACAAGGTCTCGGCCACCCCGTACTCCCTGATGAGCCCGCTGGAGGACCAGGGCTCCCCGCTGATGCTCAGCGCCTGGGGCAAGCAGCTGGCCGTCAAGAGCGCGTCCGACGCCCGCGTCGCGCAGTTCTTCACGAAGTACGTCCAGGGTCCGCAGACGCCGGAGCCGGGTGCCGCCTGCTCGGGCGGGATCGCCAAGTGA